The Alphaproteobacteria bacterium sequence CTATGCCCTGCTGCTGGAGGCGACCGGCGACCCGACGCTGGGCTTCTTCATTGCGGCCTTGCCGGCGGCCATCATGGCGGTCAAGCTGTATCTGCCGCCGAAACACGTGGAAGGAGCCGCCGTATGAGCTTCATCGACCTTTTGAACCGGTTCACCGATGCCGTCGAGGCCGGGGACGGCCAGGCGCTGGCCCGGTTGTTCACCGACGACGGCATCTATCACGACACCTTCTATGGCGCTTTCCAGGGCCGCGACGCCATCGCCGACATGCTGGAGAATCATTTCTGGCGCGACGCCCGCGCGTTCCGCTGGGACATGCGCGAGCCGGTGATTCAGGGCGAGATCGGCTATGCCCACTGGCTGTTCAGCTATGAGAGCAAGCTCGCCACCGCCGAGGGCAAGCGCGTCGCCTTCGAGGGCATGAGCTGCTTTCACCTGCGCGGCGACCTGATCCAGCATTATGGCGAGGTGTTCGACCAGGGCATCGCGCTGGCCCAGACCGGCTTTGCCGCCGACCGCATCGCCAAGCGGCTGGCGCGCGAGGCCGACGGCGTGCGCAAGCGCGCCGCCGGCACCCGGCATCTGGCCTGAGGCTTGGGTCCCATGGGGGAGAGGGTGCTGTGGGGCGCGGTCTCGTCCCGCGCGCTGCGGGTGCACTGGGCGCTGATCGAGCTGGGCCTGGCCTATCGCAGCGTGCCGATCCAGTCGCGCAGCGGCGAGACCGAGACGCCGGAATACGGTCGGCTGAACCCCAGGCGGAAAATCCCCACCTTCCGGGACGGCGACTTGGTGCTGACCGAAAGCGCCGCCATCGTCACCTATCTGGCCGAGACCTATGGCACGCCGGAGCGCTCGCTGATCCCGACGGCGCAGCCGATGCGGGCGAAGTATTTCGAATGGCTGTCCTTCGTGGCGATGGAGCTGGACGCCACCGCCCTCTATGTGCTGCGCCGGCACGAGGGGCTGCCAGAGATCTATGGCGCCGCACCGGTCGCGTGCCGGGCGGCACGGGCCTATTTCGACAAGATGATCCGGGCGAGCGCGGCGGACCTGGCGGATGGGCGCCGCTATTTGACCGGCGAGGCGTTCACCGGCGCCGATATCTGCATGACCACGGTGCTGGACTGGGCCGAGCGCTATGACTGCCCGCTGCCGGAGGCCTGGCTCGCCTATCGCGAGCGGGTGCGCGAGCGGCCGAGCTATGCGGCGGCGCTGGCGGCCAACCGGGCGCCGGCATAGGGGTGTCAATCCGGTTCGAACATACCCGGCAAATGGCGCGCGCCGTGAACGACGCGAACGATTTCCACATCCGGTCCGGTGACGCGATACAAAATAAGATAGGAGCGGAAGGTCAACAGCCGCAGATCGGGACGGATTTCCGGTCGCGCGACACCGAGAAACGGCCGTCGGGCCAATTGCCGGCAGCGCCGATCCAAGGCTTCCGTAAAGCGCGCGGCGGCATCGGGATTGCGGGCCGCAATGTAATCGCCGATGCCGATCAGGTCCGCCCGGGCCGCAGGCGAAAACCGGAGGGCCATCAGTTGGCCTTTGAGCCGAAACGCTCCCGCAGTTCCAGGAGAACGGCCTCGCCTTCCAAACTCTGCCCGCTGGTCATGCCTTCGTCCCACAAACGACCGATTGCCGCCTCGGCAGCAGCAGGCAGTGCGTTCGGCGAAAGTCGCAGTAAGGCACGCTGATCCTGCCAGAGCCCGAACGCATCCCGCAAGACCGCTTCAGGGTCGCTATAATCGCCGCTGGCGATCGCGTCATCGACCAGGGCTTGCAGGTCGGGAGGGAGGACAAAAGCGTCCGGCATTTTGGTGGTGGCCTTTCGAGCTTCACTGAATGTAGGCGCGATCGTGCCTGGGCTCAACGCTGCGTTGCCGCGAGAGCAGCCGCCAACCGTTGCCGAGGTCGACCCGGTCAGACGCGCTTGCCGTCTTTCAGCAACACCATGGGCCGGCCGAAATCGCCGACCGGAATGTGGTGGCTGGCAAGGCTCGGGCCCTGGACCGGGTCGTCCAGCCAGCGGTGCAGCGAATAGCCCGGCGGCTCGCGGGTCAGGGCCAGGGTGTTGACGGCGCTGAAGCCGGCTTCGAACTGGTAGCAGGTGGCGGGTGCGACCCAGACCGGCCGGCCGCCGAATGTGCCGACAATCGGCCGGTGCGAGTGGCCGCAGATCAGCCGCTGCACCTGGGGATGGCGCGAGAGGATGGCGGCGAACTCGGGCCCACCCCGGTCCAGGCCGACCTTGGTGGTGCCGGTCAGGCCGGTGGCGAAGGGCGGGTGGTGGCAGGCGACCACGGTCGGCCGCTCCGGCGCGGCCGCCAGTTGCGCCTCCAGCCAGGCGAGGCGGTCGGCGCAGAGCGCGCCATAGGGCTGGCCCGGGACCACGGTGTCGAGGCAGACCAGGCGGAGCGGGCCCGCATCCTCGACCGTGAAGTGCAGGAACGGGCCGCCGGCCGGCAGCCAGGGCGCATCGGCAAAGGCGGCGGCGAAGCCCTCGCGGCTGTCGTGATTGCCGGGAATGGCGACCAGCGGCGCCTTCAGCCCGGCCAGGATCTCGCGCGCCGGCGGGTATTGCGCCGCGTCGCCGTGATGGACGAGGTCGCCGGTGTGGATCACCAGGTCCGGCTGCGGGTCGCAGGCGTTCAGCGCCTCGACCACGCGGGCGAGCGAGGCGGCGGCGTCGAACGTGCCGTAGGTGAGGACGCCGGGCGCCTCGATATGGCTGTCGCTGATCTGCGCGATGATCATGGTCAAATCCTTGCGGGTCCCCTAAGGAGAGCGGACGGTGACGACGAGGGTATGACAGCGGGAGCGCTTGCGCCATGTATGTTCCGAACCAGTTCCGCGAGGACGATGCCGAGACGCTGCTGGCGGAGATGCGGCGGCAGGCGGCCGCGACCCTGGTGAGCCAGGGGCCGGAGGGCCTGATCGCCAGCCATGTGCCCGTGGAACTGGCGGCCGGCCCGGCACCCTGGGGCCTTGTGCGCTGCCACCTGGCCCGCGCCAACCCGCATGCGGATGTTCTCGCGGCGGGTGGCGAGGTGCTGCTGATCTTCCAGGGTGCGGAGGGCTATGTCTCGCCCTCCCATTATCCCTCGAAGGCGGCGAGCGGCGGCAAGGCGGTGCCGACCTGGAACTATGTCGCCATCCATGCCTATGGCCGGGCGACGCCGTTCGAGGGCGAGGCGGCGCTGCGCCCGCATCTGGCGGCGCTGACCGCGCGGCACGAGGCCGGGCGGGCGGAGCCCTGGGGTCTCGGCGATGCGCCGGACGATTTCATCGCCATGATGTGCAAGGCGATCATCGGTATCGCGATTGCGCCGACGCGGGTCGAGGGCAAGTGGAAGATGAGCCAGAACCGGCCGCCCGCCGACCGCGAGGGCACCGCGGCCGGCCTCCGCGCCGAGGGCCGGCCCGATCTGGCGGACCTGGTGGAGGCGGCGGCGAAGCGGCGAGGATAAGGGCCGGGCGGCCGCCTGTTCCCCGGACGGTGCGGAGCGCCGATCCGGGGCCGCTATATCTCGCGAACACGGACGCTTGCAGTGTTCGAAGGATGACACCGGCCCCGGATGGCGGCTCCGCCCCCTCCGGGGTACAGGCGCCCGGCTTCGCCCCTCCCTGGGAGAAACCTTCCTAGACCCGGAAGTCTCGGATCACGTCCGAGTCGGGCTCGATGCCGAGGCCGGGGCCGTCCGGCAGGGCGAAGGCGCCGTCTTTCGGCGGGAAGATCGGGTAGAGCGCCGGTTCCGGGCGGCAATAGAGGTATTCGATCGGATTGCCGGTCTGGGCCACCACGTGCAGGGTGGCGAGGAAGCCCGGCCCGAAATAGGGCGAGTGCGGCGCGAAACCGACATTGTGGCTCTCGCAGAGCCGCAACACTTTCAGCATCTCGGTGACGCCGCCGACCTTGGCGACGCTCGGCTGGGCGAAATCGACCGCGCCGGTGCGCAGCATCTGGGCGAACTCCCAGATGGTGGAGGCGTTTTCGCCGGCGGCGATGGGCATGGGCGCGGTGCCGCGGACCTCGGCCAGGCCGTTGAAATTCTCCGGCGGCCAGACCGGCTCTTCCAGCCAGAACAGGTCGTTGGGCTCGAACGCCCAGGCCATCTGCTCCGCCTCGCGCACGGTCCAGGGGCAGTTGACGTCGACCATCAGGTCGAAGCCGTCGCCGCCGCCGTCGCGGGCCGCCGCCACCGCCTCGGCGGTGCGCTCGTGCAGCTTGATGGCGGTGTAGCCTTCCGCCACCGCCTTGGCGCAGAGATCGTGCACCACGTCCGGGTCGCCATAGCGCAGCAGGCTGGCATAGGCCGGCACCCGGTCGCGGGCGGCGCCGCCCAAGAGCCGGTAGAGCGGCAGGCCGGCGGCCTTGCCGGCCAGGTCCCAAAGGGCGGTGTCGACGCCGGAAAAGGCGAACAGGGTTTGGCCATAGCGGCCGAATGTGTGGCAGACCTTCTGCAACTCGGTCATGAGCGGCTGGATCGCGCCGGCGTCGCGGCCGATCAGCAGCGGCGCGATCTGGTGCTCGAACGCGGCCTTGGTGGCGGGGATGGCGTTGTGGCCGAACGCCTCGCCCCAGCCCACCAGCCCCGCCTCGGTCTCGATCCGGATCAGCAGGGTGGAGACATCGCTCCAGATGGTGCCGCCGAAGCCGGAGGGAGGGCCGTCATGGGTCACCGGCACGCGGACCCAGATGGCTTCGGCCTTGGCGATCTTCATGGGGCGGGTCCTCTCTCATAGGTAAAATGGCGCATTTTCCAAGAAATCGCCGGTTCGCGCGCGCAAGTCAATCCGCGGTCCGCCGCCCGGGGACTGCCTGGTTGGCTTGAGCGTTGTGGTGTTTCCCGGCCGTTGCGGAGCGGCGGGCCGGGATCGGCGTCTTCGTGCGAACACCGCCCTCGCCGGTGTTCGCGAGATACAGCGGCCCCGGATGGCGGCTCCGCCCCCTCCGGGGAACAGGGGCGGCTCCGCCCCTCCGGGGAACACGGGCGGCTCCGCCAGTCCGGGGAGGCTCAGTCCTTCGGGAACACCTCGGTCAGGATGGCGAGGCCGTTGAGGGCGCGGGGGAAGCCGCTATAGGGGCCGGTCTGGATCACCGCCTCGATCACCTCGTCCTGCGAGAGCCCGATATGCAGCGCCGACTGGGCGAATTTGCGCAACTGGCTTTCCAGCCCCAGGCCGGTGAAGGCGGCGATGGCGACCAGCATGCGCTGGCGGTGGTCGAGGCCGGGGCGGTCCCAGAGCTCGCCATAGCCATAGCGGATGGCGGCGGGATAGAGCTGGCCGGTGATCGGGTTGCCGGGGGCCGCATAGCCGCCGCCGGCGCGCGCGCCGTGCAGCTTGGCCATGATGGCCTGGCCGCGGGCGTCGAGCGCCGCGTTGTCGTCCTCGCGCGGCGGCGCGTCCGGCACCGGCACGCCCCGGGCGGCGAACACCTCGCGCGCCACCTCGACCGCGGCCTCGGTGGTGACGAAGCCGCCATAGAGGCCGGCCTGCAGGAACACTTCCAGCAGGGCAAGCGGGGCGACGCCGATCTCCAACGCCGAGTCGATCAGCCCCGCCAGTTGCGGCCGCAGATAGGGGCTGCAAACCGCGAGCGTGCAGAGCATGCGGTCGGGCTTGGAGAGATGCGGCCGGTCCCAGATGGCGCCATAGGCGACCTCGGCCAGGAAATCGCCGAAGCCGGGCAGCAGGTCGGGCGCGGGCGGAGGCAGGCCGAGCGCATCGCGCACGCCATGGCCCTGGCGGCGGAGGTCCTGGCGGGTGGGGGTGGTGCTCATGCGGCGGATCCTCGGGCAGGGGAGGCAGCGGCGCGGCGAAAGCATGCCGTGCCCCGCCAGTCTGGCACATCCGCGCCGCCGGGTCTCCGCCTATCCGGCCGGCGAGCGGCCCGGGGGAGTTTGCCTCAGGTGGGGCGGCGCCGGGTAAAGATGCCGTCGCCCGCCGTGGCAAACACCAGGAAGACCAGGAAGCCACCGGCGGCACAGAGCGCAGGCACGATCAGGGCCGGATAGCCGATCAGCCAGATCGCGCTCGCCCATAGCGCCAGCAGGTTGACGACGAACAGCACGCGCTCGACCAGGTCGCCGCGGCGGGCGCTCCAGGCCAGCAGGGCGAGGACGGGCAGATAGGCAAGGGCGATGAACCCCATGGGGGAGGACCTCCGGGCGTCGGACATGCAAGCGGGCTCTGGGCGGGCTCTGGCAAGCGGGCTCTGGCCCGTCGGCCGTACACGTGGGGCGGAGGCCGCCGCCGCGGGAGTGGACGAACCGGCGCGGGACGTGTCGCCGCGCGTCGGCGGCCGCGATGGCGCCGCCCCGCGCGATACGGTGAGTCAGGTCACGACGAAGCCGGACTTCTCGCCCAGCAGCGTCGCGCGCAGCATGTGCCGCGGCTGGGTCTGGTCGAAGTCCGTGAGGGCCACGTGCATGGTGGTCCGGTTGTCCCAGCAGACCAGGTCGCCCGGCCGCCAGACATGGCGGTAGACATTCTCGGCGCGCGTGGCGTGGGCGCAGAGATAGTCGATCAGCGGCCGGCTTTCCGCGGCCGTCATGCCGTGGAAGTGGGAGGACCGCTCGCTGACATAGAGCGCGCGGCGGCCGCTGTCCGGATGGACGCGCACCGCCGGGTGGGCGATGGGCGGGTTCAGGCGGCGCACCTCCGCAGTCTGGGCCGGGTCGCGCTCGTTGATGCCGGCGGTAAGGCTGACATCGTAGACCACGTCCAGCTCGTCCAGGAAGGCGCGGAGCGGCGGCGACAGGCTCTCATAGGCCCGGACCATGTTGCAGAACATGGTGTCGCCGCCCACCGGCGGCCGCTCGACGCAGAACAGCATGGAGGCGGCGGCGGGATGGTCGGTGTAGGAATAGTCGGAATGCCAGTTGCGGCCGGTGTTGCGCGTCTCCGACGGCTTGCCGCCGATTGGCCGGTTGGTGATCTGCAACAGTTGCGGATAGTCCTCCAGCCGGTAGAAGGGCGTGGCGGCGTGGTCGTCGAGCGCGCCGAACGCCTGGGCGAAGCGCAGCATGCCCGCGGCCTCGAAGCGCTGGCCGCGGAAGACGATGACATGGTGCTCGTTCCAGACCGCGCGGATGGCGGCGACGCAATCGGCCGACGGTGCCTGGTTGATGTCCACGCCCTCGATCACGGCGCCGAGGGCATAGGCGATGGGCGTGACGGTCAGGCCGGCGGCGGTGTCGAGCGGGGCCATGGCGCGATTTCCTCCGAATAAGGCGGTTGGTCTTTGTCCGGGATGCTAGCGCGCGGCGCGGCGGCGGGCTAGCGTGGCGGTGCTGTGTTCCGTTACCGGGAGAACCCGTCATGGCCGCCACGGCCGCCATCGCCTTTGCCAAGCCTGCCTTCGATGTGGGCTTCGCCACCAACGACCTCGACGGTTTCCGCGCGCTCTGGGAGGGGCGGTTGGGCCTGGCCTACGACCATCTGGCCAAGCTGGGCGGCGGTTTTCACCAGCACCGCTGGCGCCAGGGCGACTCGATCCTGAAAGTGAACCACACGCGCACGCCGCTGGCGGCGGCGCCGGTCGGCGGCTATCGCGCGCTGCTGCTGGCGGGCGACGAGGACGCGGACCTGCAAACGCCGGACGGCACGCCCATCGTCGTGCGGCGCGTGCCGGGCGCGGACCTGACCCTGCGCGCGGTCACCGCCGACACCGACGCCTTTGCCCGGTTTTATGGCGAGCGGCTGGGGCTGAAGCCGGACGGGCCGCACGCCTTTCGCCTGGGCGAGAGCCGCATCGTTGCGGCGGAGGGGCCGGCACCGGCCCGGGCCGGCTGGCGCGAGCGGGGGCTGCGCTACATGACGGTGCAGATTTTCGACTGCGACGGCCTCACCGCGGCGCTGGAGCGCCAGGGCGTCGAGGTCGGGATGGCGCCCCGGACCA is a genomic window containing:
- a CDS encoding nuclear transport factor 2 family protein — encoded protein: MSFIDLLNRFTDAVEAGDGQALARLFTDDGIYHDTFYGAFQGRDAIADMLENHFWRDARAFRWDMREPVIQGEIGYAHWLFSYESKLATAEGKRVAFEGMSCFHLRGDLIQHYGEVFDQGIALAQTGFAADRIAKRLAREADGVRKRAAGTRHLA
- a CDS encoding glutathione S-transferase family protein, which produces MGERVLWGAVSSRALRVHWALIELGLAYRSVPIQSRSGETETPEYGRLNPRRKIPTFRDGDLVLTESAAIVTYLAETYGTPERSLIPTAQPMRAKYFEWLSFVAMELDATALYVLRRHEGLPEIYGAAPVACRAARAYFDKMIRASAADLADGRRYLTGEAFTGADICMTTVLDWAERYDCPLPEAWLAYRERVRERPSYAAALAANRAPA
- a CDS encoding type II toxin-antitoxin system RelE/ParE family toxin, producing MALRFSPAARADLIGIGDYIAARNPDAAARFTEALDRRCRQLARRPFLGVARPEIRPDLRLLTFRSYLILYRVTGPDVEIVRVVHGARHLPGMFEPD
- a CDS encoding phosphodiesterase, with the translated sequence MIIAQISDSHIEAPGVLTYGTFDAAASLARVVEALNACDPQPDLVIHTGDLVHHGDAAQYPPAREILAGLKAPLVAIPGNHDSREGFAAAFADAPWLPAGGPFLHFTVEDAGPLRLVCLDTVVPGQPYGALCADRLAWLEAQLAAAPERPTVVACHHPPFATGLTGTTKVGLDRGGPEFAAILSRHPQVQRLICGHSHRPIVGTFGGRPVWVAPATCYQFEAGFSAVNTLALTREPPGYSLHRWLDDPVQGPSLASHHIPVGDFGRPMVLLKDGKRV
- a CDS encoding FMN-binding negative transcriptional regulator; this encodes MYVPNQFREDDAETLLAEMRRQAAATLVSQGPEGLIASHVPVELAAGPAPWGLVRCHLARANPHADVLAAGGEVLLIFQGAEGYVSPSHYPSKAASGGKAVPTWNYVAIHAYGRATPFEGEAALRPHLAALTARHEAGRAEPWGLGDAPDDFIAMMCKAIIGIAIAPTRVEGKWKMSQNRPPADREGTAAGLRAEGRPDLADLVEAAAKRRG
- a CDS encoding mandelate racemase/muconate lactonizing enzyme family protein, translating into MKIAKAEAIWVRVPVTHDGPPSGFGGTIWSDVSTLLIRIETEAGLVGWGEAFGHNAIPATKAAFEHQIAPLLIGRDAGAIQPLMTELQKVCHTFGRYGQTLFAFSGVDTALWDLAGKAAGLPLYRLLGGAARDRVPAYASLLRYGDPDVVHDLCAKAVAEGYTAIKLHERTAEAVAAARDGGGDGFDLMVDVNCPWTVREAEQMAWAFEPNDLFWLEEPVWPPENFNGLAEVRGTAPMPIAAGENASTIWEFAQMLRTGAVDFAQPSVAKVGGVTEMLKVLRLCESHNVGFAPHSPYFGPGFLATLHVVAQTGNPIEYLYCRPEPALYPIFPPKDGAFALPDGPGLGIEPDSDVIRDFRV
- a CDS encoding carboxymuconolactone decarboxylase family protein — translated: MSTTPTRQDLRRQGHGVRDALGLPPPAPDLLPGFGDFLAEVAYGAIWDRPHLSKPDRMLCTLAVCSPYLRPQLAGLIDSALEIGVAPLALLEVFLQAGLYGGFVTTEAAVEVAREVFAARGVPVPDAPPREDDNAALDARGQAIMAKLHGARAGGGYAAPGNPITGQLYPAAIRYGYGELWDRPGLDHRQRMLVAIAAFTGLGLESQLRKFAQSALHIGLSQDEVIEAVIQTGPYSGFPRALNGLAILTEVFPKD
- a CDS encoding TauD/TfdA family dioxygenase, translated to MAPLDTAAGLTVTPIAYALGAVIEGVDINQAPSADCVAAIRAVWNEHHVIVFRGQRFEAAGMLRFAQAFGALDDHAATPFYRLEDYPQLLQITNRPIGGKPSETRNTGRNWHSDYSYTDHPAAASMLFCVERPPVGGDTMFCNMVRAYESLSPPLRAFLDELDVVYDVSLTAGINERDPAQTAEVRRLNPPIAHPAVRVHPDSGRRALYVSERSSHFHGMTAAESRPLIDYLCAHATRAENVYRHVWRPGDLVCWDNRTTMHVALTDFDQTQPRHMLRATLLGEKSGFVVT
- a CDS encoding VOC family protein encodes the protein MAATAAIAFAKPAFDVGFATNDLDGFRALWEGRLGLAYDHLAKLGGGFHQHRWRQGDSILKVNHTRTPLAAAPVGGYRALLLAGDEDADLQTPDGTPIVVRRVPGADLTLRAVTADTDAFARFYGERLGLKPDGPHAFRLGESRIVAAEGPAPARAGWRERGLRYMTVQIFDCDGLTAALERQGVEVGMAPRTIGQVRYSFVRDPDGNWIELSERASLTGKPVREG